In a single window of the Leptospira sanjuanensis genome:
- a CDS encoding bile acid:sodium symporter family protein produces the protein MLEAALMVLALSSMSSLGLELIPAQLDSIRKTALTGLGVCILNLVTLPILAFLLCRMFELSPAISLGIFLCACSGGGASAGLFILKAKGAPATGAVLLSLLNFTSLFSAPILITLYGGNSFSEIGQTFSVLPKLLSIGLVFFGIPLGLGIWTRRTNEPLSLRILPILVRISNVSLAFSILYLGIKYGKEILEFGVLIWIVLFLLIVVSFTSGIYLFREKADDRRSIGIVSGIRNLSLALLLAQEQSGDPKVLITILLYGLIMYLVAFPASFLWRRWKNVTL, from the coding sequence ATGTTGGAAGCCGCTTTGATGGTATTGGCCTTATCTTCGATGAGTTCCCTCGGTTTGGAATTGATTCCAGCCCAACTCGATTCGATCCGTAAAACCGCTCTGACGGGGCTCGGGGTTTGTATATTGAATCTCGTTACTCTGCCGATTCTCGCGTTTCTTCTTTGCAGAATGTTCGAACTTTCTCCCGCGATCAGCTTGGGAATTTTTCTCTGCGCTTGTTCGGGCGGAGGAGCCTCGGCCGGACTTTTTATCTTAAAAGCGAAAGGCGCTCCCGCGACCGGAGCCGTTCTGTTGAGCCTTTTGAATTTCACGAGCCTATTTTCCGCGCCGATTCTAATCACCTTGTATGGCGGAAATTCGTTTTCGGAAATAGGACAAACCTTTTCGGTTCTTCCGAAACTTCTTTCGATCGGACTCGTATTTTTCGGAATTCCGTTAGGATTGGGAATCTGGACTCGAAGGACTAACGAACCTTTGTCGTTGCGCATTCTTCCTATTTTGGTAAGAATCAGCAACGTCTCGCTCGCATTCTCGATTCTTTATTTAGGAATCAAATACGGAAAAGAAATTCTAGAATTCGGAGTTTTAATCTGGATCGTCCTGTTTCTTTTAATCGTCGTTTCGTTTACGAGCGGGATTTATCTTTTCCGCGAAAAAGCGGACGATCGAAGAAGCATCGGAATCGTAAGCGGAATCCGCAATCTTTCTCTCGCGTTGCTGCTCGCGCAGGAACAATCCGGCGATCCCAAGGTTTTGATTACGATTCTACTTTACGGATTGATTATGTATTTGGTCGCATTCCCCGCTTCTTTTTTATGGAGAAGATGGAAGAACGTTACGCTCTGA
- a CDS encoding single-stranded DNA-binding protein, with amino-acid sequence MKNLAHIILDGNLTADPELKTLNSGKNVATFTLAVNHDYKSTPEEPGEVSYVEIELWERQAVNANEYLKKGKKATVIGELRQDRWKAQDGSNRSKLKVIGHTVRFDGLPGRKEREAA; translated from the coding sequence ATGAAAAATTTAGCGCATATCATTCTGGACGGAAATCTCACGGCCGATCCGGAACTCAAAACCTTAAACAGCGGCAAGAACGTAGCGACGTTTACACTTGCGGTCAATCACGATTATAAGTCCACTCCCGAAGAACCGGGCGAGGTTTCGTATGTGGAAATCGAGTTGTGGGAGAGACAAGCGGTCAATGCGAACGAGTATCTCAAAAAGGGAAAGAAGGCGACTGTGATCGGCGAATTGCGTCAAGATCGATGGAAGGCTCAAGACGGAAGCAATCGGAGCAAGTTGAAAGTGATCGGTCATACGGTTCGTTTCGACGGCTTGCCGGGAAGGAAAGAAAGGGAAGCGGCGTAA
- a CDS encoding type II toxin-antitoxin system VapB family antitoxin has product MRTTVDIPEELFLEAMRLTHLKTKTDVIKEGLASLIRREKVKNLKKYKGVVNLRINLDEMRKR; this is encoded by the coding sequence ATGAGAACGACCGTGGATATTCCAGAGGAATTGTTTTTAGAAGCGATGAGATTAACTCACTTAAAAACGAAAACAGACGTAATCAAGGAAGGACTCGCTTCTTTGATTCGGAGGGAAAAAGTGAAAAATCTTAAAAAATATAAGGGAGTCGTTAATTTAAGAATCAACCTAGACGAGATGCGGAAGCGGTGA
- a CDS encoding PIN domain-containing protein, translating into MSRILLDSSVWIDYFRDANSPISSKVDELIDNENVYTNDLILAELIPFLKTKKQSKIVAALEVIERLTLEIDWKQIIDYQISNLKNGINKVGIPDLIIAQNAIQNKAILFTLDKHFKLMSKHIKLKVY; encoded by the coding sequence GTGAGCAGAATTTTATTGGATTCATCCGTTTGGATCGATTATTTTCGGGACGCAAACTCGCCGATTTCGAGCAAAGTCGACGAATTGATCGACAATGAAAACGTTTACACGAACGACCTCATCTTAGCGGAATTGATTCCTTTTCTAAAAACGAAAAAACAATCGAAAATTGTCGCAGCTTTGGAAGTGATCGAACGTCTTACCTTAGAAATCGACTGGAAACAAATTATAGATTATCAAATTTCGAATCTTAAAAACGGAATCAATAAGGTAGGAATTCCCGATCTGATAATCGCTCAGAACGCGATTCAGAACAAGGCGATACTATTCACATTGGATAAACATTTCAAATTGATGAGTAAACATATTAAGTTGAAGGTATATTAA
- a CDS encoding phosphoribosyl-AMP cyclohydrolase, translated as MSSRKITVLQVQEPTRSISFLTRIPEEELPHYRNSLPQGFREEVDCDEDTVLFLHTNFSPLSFETVREPLFLPKNEMIPVVAIDPQGKILMQAFGNEESQTLTIDTGYAHYFSRSRNQLWKKGDTSGHTQKILRILTPSDRSFLVYQVEQEVAACHEGYYSCFFRERTPNGEWKPLPVPRNFLPEKS; from the coding sequence ATGAGTTCCCGTAAAATCACAGTCTTACAAGTCCAAGAGCCGACCCGTTCCATTTCCTTTCTGACTCGAATTCCCGAGGAAGAATTACCGCACTATCGAAATTCCCTGCCGCAAGGATTTCGCGAAGAAGTCGATTGCGACGAGGACACGGTCTTATTTCTTCATACAAACTTCTCGCCGTTGTCGTTTGAAACCGTACGGGAACCCCTGTTTCTCCCTAAAAACGAAATGATCCCCGTGGTCGCGATCGATCCGCAAGGTAAGATTCTCATGCAGGCGTTCGGAAACGAAGAAAGTCAAACTCTTACGATCGATACCGGTTACGCGCACTATTTCAGCCGATCTAGAAATCAACTCTGGAAAAAAGGGGATACTTCGGGACATACGCAGAAAATTCTTCGGATTCTAACGCCGTCCGACCGTTCTTTTTTGGTCTATCAAGTGGAACAGGAAGTGGCGGCCTGCCACGAAGGATATTACAGTTGTTTTTTTCGAGAAAGAACGCCGAACGGAGAATGGAAACCGCTTCCGGTCCCTCGAAATTTTCTTCCAGAAAAGAGCTGA
- a CDS encoding SCO family protein, which produces MKKIQIFVYSILLILFTAACRGDKETFNPELTYSSSPKAGILPYFKGAVMDPFWPEADGKLPEDLKKVPEISLVSHENKEFNNRDLRDKYTLVVFFYAKCKGICPMITRNMMNFVPKIADQKDVQIVSISINPEIDNVEILKKFRSQYRITQNNWTFLTGSQKTIYNLARNEFGADVKVIQGKDDLNDFVHTENVFLLDRKQYLRGIYRAKGYGDLERLKIELETLRESDRKNSSVSMSGF; this is translated from the coding sequence ATGAAAAAAATTCAAATATTCGTATATTCTATTTTACTCATTTTATTTACGGCCGCTTGCAGAGGCGATAAGGAAACGTTTAATCCCGAGTTGACGTATTCTTCCTCGCCGAAGGCGGGCATTCTTCCGTATTTCAAAGGCGCCGTGATGGATCCTTTTTGGCCGGAAGCGGACGGAAAACTTCCCGAAGATCTCAAAAAAGTGCCCGAGATTTCGCTCGTTTCGCACGAGAACAAGGAATTCAACAACCGCGATTTGAGGGACAAATACACGTTGGTCGTTTTCTTTTACGCGAAGTGCAAGGGAATTTGTCCGATGATCACGCGCAACATGATGAACTTTGTTCCTAAAATCGCGGATCAAAAGGACGTTCAGATCGTTTCGATTTCGATCAATCCCGAGATCGATAACGTCGAGATTTTGAAGAAGTTTCGAAGCCAATACAGGATCACTCAGAATAATTGGACCTTTTTAACGGGTTCTCAAAAAACGATCTACAATCTTGCGAGAAACGAATTCGGCGCGGACGTCAAAGTCATTCAAGGTAAGGACGACCTCAACGATTTCGTTCATACCGAGAACGTCTTTCTCCTCGACCGCAAGCAATATCTAAGAGGAATCTACCGGGCGAAAGGATACGGGGATTTGGAACGGCTGAAGATCGAACTGGAAACGTTGCGGGAATCCGATCGGAAAAATTCTTCCGTGTCGATGTCCGGGTTTTGA
- the mltG gene encoding endolytic transglycosylase MltG — translation MNLKKFLIYSGLTVAALLLIAITAFFIVDELKGGAVGAGQTKIDLLIESGDTPGKIVETLSTHGMIKSSKYFLYLVRFTRSAGKIKQGLYEINDGMDSRKILQVITEGRVKLVHFTIPEGYNNRQIGDLLTSKKIISKRQDFLLAASEPELLREFKIPATSAEGYLFPETYSIPINYPVDKIVRMMLKRFYVRIAKIEKAKNLSPAELHKFVILASVVEREAKRNEERPLMAGVFNNRLKRDMPLESCATIQYLFDKPHSRIFEKDLKIVSPYNTYLNKGFPPGPISNPGYPALEAAFYPKESEYLFFLLKGDGYHYFAKTLKEHLEAKKKYIDVLYD, via the coding sequence ATGAATCTAAAGAAATTTTTGATATACTCCGGATTAACGGTCGCGGCTCTTTTGCTGATCGCGATCACCGCCTTCTTCATCGTAGACGAACTCAAAGGAGGAGCGGTCGGTGCGGGTCAAACCAAGATCGATCTTTTGATCGAATCGGGCGACACTCCGGGCAAGATCGTGGAAACGTTGTCCACACACGGGATGATCAAGTCTTCCAAATACTTTCTCTACCTGGTTCGTTTTACGAGAAGCGCGGGAAAGATCAAACAGGGACTTTACGAAATCAACGACGGAATGGATTCGAGAAAGATTCTTCAGGTCATCACGGAAGGCCGGGTCAAACTCGTTCACTTTACCATTCCGGAAGGTTACAACAACCGTCAAATCGGAGATCTTCTTACCTCCAAAAAGATCATATCCAAACGTCAGGATTTTCTACTCGCAGCGAGCGAACCCGAACTCCTGAGAGAGTTTAAAATTCCCGCGACTTCCGCGGAAGGATATTTGTTTCCCGAGACATACAGCATTCCGATCAATTATCCGGTGGATAAAATCGTGCGGATGATGTTGAAACGTTTTTACGTTCGGATCGCGAAAATCGAAAAAGCGAAAAATCTATCTCCGGCAGAACTTCATAAATTCGTAATATTGGCGTCGGTCGTAGAACGCGAAGCCAAACGAAACGAGGAACGTCCTTTGATGGCGGGCGTATTCAACAACCGTCTCAAACGGGATATGCCTTTGGAATCCTGCGCGACGATTCAATATCTTTTTGACAAACCGCACAGCCGGATATTCGAAAAGGATCTGAAGATCGTTTCTCCGTATAACACGTATTTGAACAAGGGATTTCCGCCGGGACCGATTTCCAATCCCGGATATCCGGCTCTTGAAGCGGCCTTTTATCCGAAAGAATCGGAATATCTATTCTTCCTCTTGAAAGGGGACGGATATCACTACTTCGCAAAAACACTCAAAGAACACTTGGAAGCGAAGAAGAAATACATCGACGTTCTTTACGACTAA